The window TTGCCTGAGCAGGGGTCCGGCTTCCCTTTTTGGCATTACATTCCGGACAGGCACACACCATATTTTCCCAAGAGTCAGTTCCGCCCAGTGCTTTTGGTATCACATGGTCAGTCGTCATAATCGGATACCGCGCACCACAGTACTGACAGGTATTATTGTCCCGACGCAAGATGTTGCGTTTAGTCAGTGGTACCTCTCGCCGATGGACGCGCACATAGTAATTTAAACGCACCACACTGGGAATCGGGAAATTCATATTAACTGTACGAATCACTAAATCCGAAATTTCAATCGGCTCTGCCTTCCGAGTAAGGACCAAAACTATCGCCCGCTTTAACCGGCACAATGAAAGAGGTTCGTAATTCTGGTTCAAAAGCAAAACTGGACGGTTGAACATCATTTAGGTCTAACGGACAAATAACTCCTTTTCGATCGCGGAAATATTCTTATCAACATACTCCAGTTGGGCTCGTACATAACTTGCCAGCGCTGGGTCACTGAGCGCGCGCTGATAATAACTCTTTGCCTCCTCATAAAGCGTCTTAGCAGTCTTAAGTTTTCCTGTAGGAGTTTGGGTAATATTACTGCCACGTGCCCCATCTGCCTGTTTGCGTCGGTTATCCCCGAGGTCAACATAAGCCTGAAGGAGCGTCGGATCAAGGGCAAGTGCCTTGCGGAGATTGGCATCCGACTGGGAATAATTACCTTGTTCACTCAGCGCCTCACCTTTATAAAGATAGGCAAGGGCAAATGTTGAATCCCGGGCAATAACCTCATCAAACCGAGCAATTGCCGAACGATATTGCCCCTGGCGGGCAAGAATTACCCCCTGGCGCAATTTTGCCTGAAAGTTATTTGGGTCAACCATAAACACTGTATCCAACTGTGCTAATGCGGCTTTGTATTCCTTTAACTCAATAAGGGCATCGGCGAGCTTGGCTCTGAGTGCCGGCACCTGCGAAAAACGGGCAATAAGTGGTTTCAATACATCAACTGCCTCACGGTATCTCCCAACCTTGTACAAAAATTCTCCCCAGAGCCGCTGCACCGTCAGGTCATCGGGAAATCGCCGGAGGGCAATCTGATAGATTGAATCTGCCTTTGCCATCATCCCCTTGCGCACATAAATCCCCGCAATGCCGTTATATAAATCAGCGAGGGTGGAATCTTGGTCCAAACCCTGTTGATAAACATTCAAAGCATCGTCATCCCGTCCCATTTCAAGATATAAATCACCCAGCGCCTCATAAGCCTTTGACTTTTTAGGTTCAAGACTTATAGCCTTCCGATAATATCTTTCCGCCTCAATGGCATCACGCTGCTTGCGATAGATGTTACCAATAGCAATATAGGGGTCGTAATAACTCGAATCGTAGTCAAGTGCCTTCCTGAAATTAGCGAGAGCAGCATCATAATCACCCTGCCCATAATACTGGGCACCAATGCTGTAACTCATTTGTGCAGAATCACGCCGTGCCTGCAACTGCTCTTCGCTGAATTTTGCTACAGTTTGAGTTGGTGCACAACCACCAAAAATTATCCAAACAGCGAGGACGATGACCAGCACCGTCGGTATTATTACCGAAAGTTTTTTTACCATTTTAAAACTCCTTCTAATTTTCAACATCCGCAATTTCAGATATGGAGCCGACGGGATTCGAACCCGTGACCTTTTGACTGCCAGTCAAACGCGCTCCCAACTGCGCCACGGCCCCAGACCTATAATTAATCACTTGCGTAACAACCTTTAGTATAAAGTGTTACCTGATTTCTTCCCCATGTCAAGTCAATCATCCCTTTTTCTTTATTCTTTGCCAAACTACCTCCATCTCTTCAATGGGCACCTCTCCCATCTTTCTGCCTTGCCGATCAAACTCCTTTTCAACCTGCTGAAATCTCTTGCCAAACTTAAGATTGGCATTCTTCAGCGCTCCTTCAGCATCAACATTTAAATGCCGACAAAGGTTCACAACCGCAAATAGCAAATCGCCCACCTCCTCTACAATCTGCTTCCGCCTTCCTCTCCCTTGGGCTTTTTTTGTTTCTACCTTAAGTTCCCTTATCTCTTCTTCTACTTTCGATAGCACTTCATCTGGATTTTTCCAGTCAAAGCCTACCCGTCTACATCTTTCCTGTATCAGTTGCGCCTGTTGTAATGCGGGAAGGGCTGAAGGTATTCCTTCAAGAATCGAACCTCGACCATTTTCATCCTTTATTCTTTCCCAGTTCCTCAAGACCTCATCGGCAGATTTGACCTTAATGTCGCCATAAATATGGGGGTGTCGCTTTTTTAATTTCCCTATCGTCATCTTCAGAACCTCTTTAAGTTTAATACCCTCATCTCGTAAAACCTCAGCGAGAAAAAGTCCGAGAAATAAATAATCCCCCAGTTCCTCAGCGATTGCCTGCTTGTTTCTTTTTCGCAAGGCTTCATCAAGCTCAAAAACCTCGTTTAAAAGCAACGGACGTATAGAATCCTTTGTTTGTTTGCGGTCCCAAGGGCAACGCCGACGCAAGGTCTTCACAACTTTTAATAATTCATCAAACATTAATAAATATAACAAATTCATCTCCTCATTCAAGCATAACGCAAAATCCTTGACTTTGGTGTAAACAATATTAATTTATTATAAAATTTTTGATAAAGGAGCCTAATGATGACATCAAAATGTCTCTTTGAAACCGACCCAGAGGTTTTTGACGCAATCGTCCACGAGACCAACCGTCAGCACTCCAACCTGGAGTTAATTGCCTCGGAAAATTTTTGCTCCGAGGCGGTCCTGGCGGCACTCGGCTCGGTGTTAACCAATAAATACGCCGAAGGCTACCCGAAAAAGCGGTATTATGGTGGTTGCCGTTATGTTGACATCGCTGAGGAACTGGCGATTGAGCGGGCAAAGCAACTTTTCGGTTGTGACCATGTCAATGTCCAGCCCCATTCTGGCACCCAAGCAAACATTGCCGCCTATCTCACCCTTGCCAATCCCGGTGATACCATCATGGGTCTCTCCCTGACACATGGGGGGCATCTTTCTCACGGTCATCCCATTAACTTCTCCGGTCGTTATTTTAAGGTTATTCATTACACCGTAGACCCTAATACCGAGATGCTTGATTACGCTCTTATCAGAAAACTGGCTCTGGAGCACCGACCCCGTGTGATTGTTAGTGGCGCTTCTGCTTATCCGCGCACCATTCATTTTGACCGTTTTCAGGAAATCTGTGATGAGGTAGGAGCAGCTCAGCTTGCTGACATTGCCCATATTGCGGGACTGGTGGCTGCCGGACTTCACCCCTCGCCCGTTCCCTATGCGGATGTGGTTACCACTACTACCCATAAGACATTGCGTGGTCCCCGCGGAGCAATCATTATGTGTAAGTCAAAATATGCTGAAGAACTGGACAAAGTGGTATTTCCGGGAACCCAGGGGGGGCCACTGGAACACTGCATAGCCGCCAAAGCGGTGGCATTTAAGGAGGCTTTGAGCCCAGAGTTCAAGGAGTATCAGCGTCAAACCATTGCTAATTCATTGGCCCTTGCCGATGCCCTTGCACGCCGGGGGTTCCGCCTTTGCTCTGGTGGAACGGACAATCATCTCTTGCTCGTTGACCTGAGACCTAAGGGAATTAAAGGCAGAGATGCCGAAAGGCTTTTAGGAAAGGTAGGAATTACCGTCAACCGCAACACCATCCCATTTGATCCAGAAAAGCCTTTCATTGCCTCGGGAATGAGACTTGGCACCCCGGCGTTGACTACCAGAGGAATGAAGGAACCGGAGATGGAAAAGATTGCCGAGCTAATTGACAGAACAATCGCCGCCGGCGAGGATGAGGAGAAACTGGATAAAATCAAAGCCGAGGTCAAGGAGCTCGTTGAGGCTTTCCCTCTCTATGCCGAACGTCGGGCAGAATATCAGAAAGTGGTAAAGGAGTAAGCTGTGGCAAGACCGATAATCGCCCGCTTGGTAGCAAGAGAAATCCTTGATTCCCGCGGCAACCCGACATTGGAGGTGGACTGTATCCTTGCCAATGGAATAATGGGCAGGGCGTCGGTTCCATCCGGCGCCTCAGTAGGCTCTTTTGAAGCACTGGAATTAAGGGATAAAGACCCTCGCCGTTACTTTGGTAAAGGTGTGCTCAAGGCAATCGCCAATATTCAGGAGATTATCGCACCCCGACTTGTAGGAATGGATGCTACAGACCAGTTTCGGATTGATCAGGCTCTAATTGAGCTCGACGGAACTAAAAACAAATCCAAATTAGGTGCCAACGCCATCTTAGGTGTTTCCCTTGCGGTTTGTCGCGCTGCCGCTGTATGTGCAGGTCTCCCTATCTACCGCCTTTTGGGAGGTGCGGGCACAAGGATGATCCCGACCCCTTTTCTCAATATAATTAATGGCGGTTTACACGCACCAAACAACCTTGATATTCAAGAGTATATGATTGTGCCTGCCGGACTGCCCAATTTTCACGAGGCGATTCGTGCGGCAGCAGAAATTTATCACGCCTTAAAACTTATCCTTGAAGAAAGAAACAAGCCGACCACAGTAGGTGACGAAGGTGGTATGGCCCCTGACTTTGAGAACAACGAAAAACCCCTTGAGGTAATAACTGAGGCGATTGAAAAGGCTGGCTATCACCCGGGCGAGCAGATTTACCTTGCCATTGATGTCGCAGCCAGCAGCCTTTATCAAAACAATGCCTATATCTTTACCAACCCGGAAAAGATGGCGGTCAGTGCCCAAGAACTGATTGAACTTTATACCCGCTGGATTGAGAAATATCCCATCATCTCCATCGAGGATGGCTTGGCAGAGGAGGACTGGAATGGCTGGTACGAACTGACCAGCAAGCTGGGTAACCGAGTTCAACTAATTGGCGACGACATCTTTGTCACCAACATCGAACGCTTGAAAAAAGGAATTCAGCAGGGTGCGGCAAATGCGGTGCTGGTAAAACCAACCCAGATTGGGACGGTTAGTGAAACTATTGACTGTATGAAAGTGGCAATGGAAAATGGCTACCGCGCAATTGTCTCCCACCGTTCCGGTGAAACCGACGACCACTTCATCGCTGACCTGGCAGTGGCGGCAAACTGCGGTCAGATAAAAACCGGCGCGCCCTGCCGGGGTGAAAGAACCGCCAAATACAATCGGCTCATCAGAATCGAAGAAGAGGACCAACTGCCTTATGCTGGACTGAAAACACTCTTGCGATGATTAATAACCAGGGAATAAACCGGCGCTCAAAAATAATTTTGCGACTCACTGCAGTAGTTCTGGCGTTAGGACTCCTGTTCCTACCCGGACCCAATGGTCTGGTGAGCGTCTTAATTAAACTCTATCGCGCTCGTAACTATCAGCTGCAGATTCAAAAACTAAAAGCAAAGGCTGACAGTCTTGAGCAGGAAATAAGGTGGTGGCAGAATCCAGCTTATGCTACAAGAGTTGCCCGTCAGATTTTTACTCATCCAGATACGGTCAAAACCGATACGACTAAATGAAAACTCAAACCTCAGGTAAAAAAACCTGAGGCTGACCGCTTACAGGATGGGGTGTTATAACCGGCTCAACCCCATAAGCCTCTTTTATCAAATTCGCGGTAATTACACCTTCCGGCTTGTCGCAGGCCAACATCCTGCCCTGAGCAAGAAGCAAAATCTTAGAACAGTATTTTGCTGCCTCGTTCAAGTCATGGGAGACAAACACAACCGTTTTGCCCTGATTTTTAAGCTGCAGCAGAATTCGGATAATTGCCAGTTGATGAAACAAATCAAGATGCGAGGTTGCCTCATCTAACAAGATAACCTCGGGTTCCTGTGCCAGTGCCCGGGCAACAATCACCCGCTGTTTTTCACCAGCAGAAATGGAGTTAATACTTTTATCCCTTAACCCGATAATACCGGTTTGAGCCATTACCTCTTCAACCCTTTCCCAATCCAATGCTTTGGGCTGGGCAAATGTCCCTAAAAATGGGTTGCGCCCCATCATCACCACCTCTTCAACCGTCCACTCAAAGGCAAAAAAACTCTCCTGGGGCACAAGCGCGCACACCCTTGCAATCTGCCGCCTGGAAAGCCTATTCAAATCCTTTCCCAACAGTTTTATCCTGCCCCCCTGGGGTTTTAAAATCCCGGCTATCAGTCTTAACAAGGTTGACTTCCCCGAACCGTTAGGTCCGATGACGCCAAAGAACTCACCCTGCTCAATGGTCAAAGAAAACCGGTCAAACAGAACCCTATCCCGGTAACCGAATCTTATCTCCTCAATCTCAATTGCCTTCACACCTTTGTCCTTAAAAGATAGATAAAAAAAGGGACACCAACCAGCGCGGTGATAACCGATAATGGCAGACCGGCAGGGGCAATGGTGCGCACTATCACATCTGCCAAAAGCAACATTCCCGCCCCTAAAAGAAAGGAACCCGGCAAAACAACCCTGTGCCTTGGTCCGAAAACCATCCTTACCAAATGCGGGACGATTAGTCCGATAAAACTTATCGCTCCGGTCCAGGCAACAACCATTCCCACTGCCAGCGAGCCAACCAGAAAAACCATCCTGGTCAGCCTTTGGGCATCAACACCTAAGCTCAGCGCCACCTCCTCATTCAGGGAAATGACATCCAGCTCCCGCGAATGGAAGATAAGCCAGAAACTCCCTGCCAATGCCAAAATCGCGCAGACCAAAAACAGCCAGCCTGACCTGCGGGTAAAAACAACACCTAAATTCCCCATCATCAGATAAACCGCCTCACCCAATGTATGTCTGCCCAAAACCATTAAAAGCATCACCAGACTGGAAAAGAAAAAACTGACAATCACACCGGCAAGAACCAGCCTTGTCACCGTAACCCCTGACTTACTACCCGCTAAAATATAGACCAGACCGATTGCCAAGAGCGCGCCTAAAAATGCCGCAACCGGCAAAAAAAGGCTTGAACCTGAATTAGAAATTACTGCTATTGTTGCCCCAAACGCCGCACCGCTTGCCACACCCAATGTCCAAGGGTCAACTAAGGGGTTACGCAAAAGCCCCTGAAAAGAGCCACCAACAACCGCCAAAACCCCGCCAGCGAGAACCCCGATGCCTATCCTTGGCAACCGGAAATTGAGAATCGGGCTTAAGTTCTTTAAAGAAAAGCCCCCTGGACCGGTAAACACCTCAATTACAATACCAGCAAGAAGGACAAACGCCAGAGCCAGCCAGCCAATTTGCCTTTTATATCCCATTATTGATGCAACAATCGGGCAAGGAGCAAAACCCCATCAACAACCCTTGGTCCTGGTCGGAAGAACAGATCCTCATCCAGTTCTGCATAAATCCTGCCATTTTTTACCGCCCTAATATTTTCCCAGCCAACCCTTTGTTTTACCTCACCTGCCTTAACCCCGGGATGCAAGATCAAAATCACATCAGGGTTTCTCGCTGCCACCATCTCTGGGCTGACAATCGGATAGGGATTGGGAAAATCCCCAAATATATTTCTCCCCCCTGCCCGGCAAATAATATCATTGATAAAAACCCCTTTACCAATACTCATCAAAGGTTGAATCGCAATCTCCACATAGACCCTGGGTGTATCAGAAAAGACCGGCAATGATTCAAGCCTTGTTTTAAGACTCTCAATTACCATTTTTGCCTGCTCCTCGTGGCTGAGGATCCTTCCCACCGATTCCATCTCGGCAAAAACCCCTTCAATATCCTTAGGCTCAGAGACATATACTCTAACTTTAAGTTCCTTGAGCCTTGCAATCAGTTGATTGTGAACCGGTCTTGTGGCAAAAACAACCCCGGGCTTTAGCGCCATAATTCTTTCCAAATCCGGTGCCTGAAAATCACCAACCTTATAAACCCTTTGCGCCGCCAAAGGATAGTCACACTGAGCGGTATTTCCCTTTAAAAGGCTGTCTGCACCAATCGCATAGATGATTTCTGTGATGCTCGGCACCAAGGAAACACAGCCGCTCTTTTCAATCCCGGTTCTACCTCTCCCCTTTTCCCCGCTGCCAGAACAACCAAGCGTCACCAATACCAAAAATAATCCTATCCAAAAATAGTTCTTGGTCCTTGGTTTTGGGTTCCTGGTTTTAAAACTAAAAACCATAAACTACAAACTATGAACTACATATTTGCCTTGTGCGCAAAAACAAGATAAACCGTGTGCGCAACCATTCTGTCAACAGGTCTTGTTCCGGTCTCCCGCAGAAAATATGCCCGCTCAAAAATCTCCTTTGCCCTTATCCGCACAAAACCCTCCCCACCAAGCGCGGAAACAAACCTGCGCATCTGCTCAACCGTTGGCACCAGACCGCAAAGCGGAAACCCTCCTTTCAAAGCCCTCTTTGCCGCACCAACCAGAGTCCAGGGTTCGGGCAAATCAAGAAAGACCGCATCAACCCCCTCCTGTAAAAACCCCTCCTCAGCAGGGTCAGAGACAAAAAACTCGCAATAACCCTCCAGCCCGTAACGCCTGACATTCTCCTGCGCATTCCTGCTGAACTCCGGTCTCCTTTCATAAGAATAGACCCTGCCATCAGGACGGACAAAATTGGCAAGAATCACGGTCAGCGCGCCAGAACCAGAACCAACCTCAATAACCCTTGCCCCGGGAAAAATTAGTGTCTGCAAGAGCGCATAACCGGTATCCTTTGGATAAACAACTGTTGTTGTCCGCTTCACCTTCAAAGCCAGGTCAGCAAGGGTCGGCTTCAAAAGATAAAACCTTGTCCCATACTGGGTCTCAACCCAATCACCAAAATCCTTATTTCTAATCTCGGCAAAATCAAGATTGCCCCGGTGCGTGGAGAAAAGCCCCTTTTCCTGCACCATCACCAGAAACTTCATATTGTCAGAATGGTACAGGAGCACAAAATCACCACTCTTAATCATCGGGCTATTCTAAACCACCTTTCATCTCAGTCAAGTTCCCCTACCCATCTGCCATTCCGACAGAAGACCAGAAACGAAATAGGACTTCGGTTTTCGGTCATTTCTCCTTGGTCTCCTTATCATTCCCGCAAAAGCGGGAACCAATCTCCGCCTGATAAAAAAGGACAAAACCGCAGAAAACTCCGAAAGAATAACAGAATCAAAAACCACCAATGGGGTCATCCCCGGGGTGGGATCTCAAAAACTGATAAATTCGGCTAAGTTATTTATCTTTCAAACTTAACCTGATTTTTCCCGAAATCTTCTTGTATACCTATAAGTATACAAACCCACCTATCCAAAACCCCATTTTTACTTTTCAGGATTCTGGTGTATAATTAAATTAAGGAAAAGAAGAGCAAAAAGGAGGATAGATATCAAAGCAGTTTCCCTTTATTTTGTCCTGAAATCGGGCGGTGAGACAGGGACAAGAAAACTGGTCTTAATAAAATAAAGAGGCATAATGAGACATTTCTTGCCTTTCATTCTCCTTGTTTCTATCTCTCCTGTATTTTCCCAGCAGCGATGGGAGAAGACCTATGGAGGAAACTTTTGGGACAGGGGTTTCTCGGTGCAGCAGACCGTTGATGGCGGTTACATCGTTGTCGGATTTACTATTCCCCTTGGTGTAAATGCCGATACTACTTATGTATATCTTATCAAGACCGACTCTTTTGGTGACACCATCTGGACAAGAAGATTCTCCAGAGGAATTTTTAATATTGGCTCATCGGTCCAACAAACCTTTGATGGCGGCTTCATCATCGCCGGGTTCACAGCCCTCAGGCGTAATTCTTCTAATGATGTCTATCTTGTGAAGACCGACGCCAACGGCGACACAATCTGGACAAGAATCTATGGCGGGACAAATTTTGATGAGGGTTGGTCGGTTCAACA is drawn from candidate division WOR-3 bacterium and contains these coding sequences:
- the glyA gene encoding serine hydroxymethyltransferase, yielding MMTSKCLFETDPEVFDAIVHETNRQHSNLELIASENFCSEAVLAALGSVLTNKYAEGYPKKRYYGGCRYVDIAEELAIERAKQLFGCDHVNVQPHSGTQANIAAYLTLANPGDTIMGLSLTHGGHLSHGHPINFSGRYFKVIHYTVDPNTEMLDYALIRKLALEHRPRVIVSGASAYPRTIHFDRFQEICDEVGAAQLADIAHIAGLVAAGLHPSPVPYADVVTTTTHKTLRGPRGAIIMCKSKYAEELDKVVFPGTQGGPLEHCIAAKAVAFKEALSPEFKEYQRQTIANSLALADALARRGFRLCSGGTDNHLLLVDLRPKGIKGRDAERLLGKVGITVNRNTIPFDPEKPFIASGMRLGTPALTTRGMKEPEMEKIAELIDRTIAAGEDEEKLDKIKAEVKELVEAFPLYAERRAEYQKVVKE
- a CDS encoding cobalamin-binding protein — encoded protein: MTLGCSGSGEKGRGRTGIEKSGCVSLVPSITEIIYAIGADSLLKGNTAQCDYPLAAQRVYKVGDFQAPDLERIMALKPGVVFATRPVHNQLIARLKELKVRVYVSEPKDIEGVFAEMESVGRILSHEEQAKMVIESLKTRLESLPVFSDTPRVYVEIAIQPLMSIGKGVFINDIICRAGGRNIFGDFPNPYPIVSPEMVAARNPDVILILHPGVKAGEVKQRVGWENIRAVKNGRIYAELDEDLFFRPGPRVVDGVLLLARLLHQ
- the mazG gene encoding nucleoside triphosphate pyrophosphohydrolase, encoding MFDELLKVVKTLRRRCPWDRKQTKDSIRPLLLNEVFELDEALRKRNKQAIAEELGDYLFLGLFLAEVLRDEGIKLKEVLKMTIGKLKKRHPHIYGDIKVKSADEVLRNWERIKDENGRGSILEGIPSALPALQQAQLIQERCRRVGFDWKNPDEVLSKVEEEIRELKVETKKAQGRGRRKQIVEEVGDLLFAVVNLCRHLNVDAEGALKNANLKFGKRFQQVEKEFDRQGRKMGEVPIEEMEVVWQRIKKKG
- a CDS encoding tetratricopeptide repeat protein; its protein translation is MVKKLSVIIPTVLVIVLAVWIIFGGCAPTQTVAKFSEEQLQARRDSAQMSYSIGAQYYGQGDYDAALANFRKALDYDSSYYDPYIAIGNIYRKQRDAIEAERYYRKAISLEPKKSKAYEALGDLYLEMGRDDDALNVYQQGLDQDSTLADLYNGIAGIYVRKGMMAKADSIYQIALRRFPDDLTVQRLWGEFLYKVGRYREAVDVLKPLIARFSQVPALRAKLADALIELKEYKAALAQLDTVFMVDPNNFQAKLRQGVILARQGQYRSAIARFDEVIARDSTFALAYLYKGEALSEQGNYSQSDANLRKALALDPTLLQAYVDLGDNRRKQADGARGSNITQTPTGKLKTAKTLYEEAKSYYQRALSDPALASYVRAQLEYVDKNISAIEKELFVR
- the eno gene encoding phosphopyruvate hydratase, which encodes MARPIIARLVAREILDSRGNPTLEVDCILANGIMGRASVPSGASVGSFEALELRDKDPRRYFGKGVLKAIANIQEIIAPRLVGMDATDQFRIDQALIELDGTKNKSKLGANAILGVSLAVCRAAAVCAGLPIYRLLGGAGTRMIPTPFLNIINGGLHAPNNLDIQEYMIVPAGLPNFHEAIRAAAEIYHALKLILEERNKPTTVGDEGGMAPDFENNEKPLEVITEAIEKAGYHPGEQIYLAIDVAASSLYQNNAYIFTNPEKMAVSAQELIELYTRWIEKYPIISIEDGLAEEDWNGWYELTSKLGNRVQLIGDDIFVTNIERLKKGIQQGAANAVLVKPTQIGTVSETIDCMKVAMENGYRAIVSHRSGETDDHFIADLAVAANCGQIKTGAPCRGERTAKYNRLIRIEEEDQLPYAGLKTLLR
- a CDS encoding HNH endonuclease; the protein is MMFNRPVLLLNQNYEPLSLCRLKRAIVLVLTRKAEPIEISDLVIRTVNMNFPIPSVVRLNYYVRVHRREVPLTKRNILRRDNNTCQYCGARYPIMTTDHVIPKALGGTDSWENMVCACPECNAKKGSRTPAQAKMSLRRKPKAPHYVTFAVNTLGEIPEAWRQYLFIS
- a CDS encoding iron ABC transporter permease, with protein sequence MGYKRQIGWLALAFVLLAGIVIEVFTGPGGFSLKNLSPILNFRLPRIGIGVLAGGVLAVVGGSFQGLLRNPLVDPWTLGVASGAAFGATIAVISNSGSSLFLPVAAFLGALLAIGLVYILAGSKSGVTVTRLVLAGVIVSFFFSSLVMLLMVLGRHTLGEAVYLMMGNLGVVFTRRSGWLFLVCAILALAGSFWLIFHSRELDVISLNEEVALSLGVDAQRLTRMVFLVGSLAVGMVVAWTGAISFIGLIVPHLVRMVFGPRHRVVLPGSFLLGAGMLLLADVIVRTIAPAGLPLSVITALVGVPFFIYLLRTKV
- a CDS encoding ABC transporter ATP-binding protein codes for the protein MKAIEIEEIRFGYRDRVLFDRFSLTIEQGEFFGVIGPNGSGKSTLLRLIAGILKPQGGRIKLLGKDLNRLSRRQIARVCALVPQESFFAFEWTVEEVVMMGRNPFLGTFAQPKALDWERVEEVMAQTGIIGLRDKSINSISAGEKQRVIVARALAQEPEVILLDEATSHLDLFHQLAIIRILLQLKNQGKTVVFVSHDLNEAAKYCSKILLLAQGRMLACDKPEGVITANLIKEAYGVEPVITPHPVSGQPQVFLPEV
- a CDS encoding tRNA (adenine-N1)-methyltransferase yields the protein MIKSGDFVLLYHSDNMKFLVMVQEKGLFSTHRGNLDFAEIRNKDFGDWVETQYGTRFYLLKPTLADLALKVKRTTTVVYPKDTGYALLQTLIFPGARVIEVGSGSGALTVILANFVRPDGRVYSYERRPEFSRNAQENVRRYGLEGYCEFFVSDPAEEGFLQEGVDAVFLDLPEPWTLVGAAKRALKGGFPLCGLVPTVEQMRRFVSALGGEGFVRIRAKEIFERAYFLRETGTRPVDRMVAHTVYLVFAHKANM